The nucleotide window TTATCCCAAATACGGAAGCGACCATCTTCTAAATACCCCCATAAATAATTATTGTCTTTGTCCCAAAGTTTAACGCTCATTTTTTAAACAATATTTACAGTAAAGCCGGTATTTATTCAAGGTATTCCCAAAGCTATTTCTTCGCCAATGCTATTTCGTAAATTGTTTATTAGTTTATTGGCATCAATCGATTTATCAATCATTATTCTCAAACATTATGCTTCTCTTCTTACGTAATTGTTTCTGTCGTGTTTGCACTTAATTTAATTGGCTGCTTGTAATAAGAAATAATATTCTCCCCGCACAAATATAAATAGTCGTAAGAAATTACTTGAATGTGATTTAAGTTTGAGTTTAACATTCGTAACGCTTCAAATTCTTCGTCTCCAAATTTATTAGTTCGTCCAACAATGATTTTTATTCTTGGCCTAAGCAATTTGAATTTGTGTTGCTTCTCAAGTATCAGTTTATAGGTATCCAAAATTTTCAAGTATTGCATACATTGTCCAAGCACTTTAGAAAGTTCTTTAGAAGGAAAGAAGCTCTGATGGCTGTCATCAAATGAAAATAGGTCAAACTTTGGTCGTTTTAATTCTATGAGGTCGATGAAACCATCAGTAGTTTCCATAATCATATCGCTTTCGGAATTTATTCCAATTTGTCGTGCAGGATGTTTTTGTATGTAGTCAATTCCTAAAGTCCAAATATTTTTCTCTATCCAGTTTTGAAATATCTTTTCTGGTTGTCCAGCAATATACTCAGCTAAATTTTCAAAGGTTCTTATGCTTTCAATGATGTTTGTCGTTTCTTCTAAATCAAGTAAATGTCGCAGATTGAACAATGCTTTTTGATGAGTGGTTTGCTTTATTGAAGCTTGAAGATTTTCAATTTCACTTTCTGTGAGTGCTTCAACTATCAGTTTAAGCTTTTCATTTTCTCCAGCTTTGTCAAGAATTTTTTTTACTAAAGAACTATCAACTGTCTTAATAAGAGAAAGAATTTCTGCAATGTCATTTGTTACCTCAATAAATTCTCCCGTATGAGTTGTTGAATTATCTCTTATTATTGATAGGCTGTTTAAATGATTAAATAATTCTAAACTCTGCTGGTAGTTCAATGTTTCTGAAAATACGTGGCTGTAGTCAGCAGTATTTATAGCGTAAATCGTTAGAGAAAAGTCAGTTGTGTTGGTAAAGTTATCATCACTTATACCAGTAAAGTTGATATATAGTTTTAAACTGCCTTTTGAAAATATTTCTTTCTGATATTGAACGCTCATTATGCTCTTGCTATAGCTCTTTTATACATAGGTGAATTTGGTTTGTATCCATCCGCTAATTCAAAAGTCCCTTGGTCTTCAATTATTTTTATACCAATAATATGTTTTATTTTATATTCCCTCCAAGCTGGTAAAGGTTTTGTCAAGTCAGAGCTGACACCACCTGTTTTCCATATGTGTATGTTCACATTGTCTGTAGATGCAATAAAAATAGCGTGAGGGTTTCCAAATCTAATTCCAACGGCCCTGTCAGCTGCATTATATTGAAAACTGATAGGCTTTCTTTGTTCAATTGCTGTCTTTAAAATCTCTATTGTATCCATGTG belongs to Bacteroidales bacterium and includes:
- a CDS encoding DUF4263 domain-containing protein — encoded protein: MSVQYQKEIFSKGSLKLYINFTGISDDNFTNTTDFSLTIYAINTADYSHVFSETLNYQQSLELFNHLNSLSIIRDNSTTHTGEFIEVTNDIAEILSLIKTVDSSLVKKILDKAGENEKLKLIVEALTESEIENLQASIKQTTHQKALFNLRHLLDLEETTNIIESIRTFENLAEYIAGQPEKIFQNWIEKNIWTLGIDYIQKHPARQIGINSESDMIMETTDGFIDLIELKRPKFDLFSFDDSHQSFFPSKELSKVLGQCMQYLKILDTYKLILEKQHKFKLLRPRIKIIVGRTNKFGDEEFEALRMLNSNLNHIQVISYDYLYLCGENIISYYKQPIKLSANTTETIT